The Janthinobacterium lividum genome has a window encoding:
- a CDS encoding VOC family protein, translated as MKRVTGIGGIFFHAQDPVALRAWYQRHLGLDVQPWGGAAFTWTDADGKPTGGTTIWSVAANDNEQFAPGKAAFMINYRVDDLDALLQALRDEGCNVLEKAPDSEYGQFGWVIDPEGNKVELWQPPHGQ; from the coding sequence ATGAAACGAGTCACTGGCATCGGCGGCATCTTTTTCCACGCACAAGACCCCGTCGCGCTGCGCGCATGGTACCAGCGCCACCTGGGCCTGGACGTGCAGCCGTGGGGCGGAGCCGCCTTCACCTGGACGGACGCCGATGGCAAGCCCACTGGCGGCACCACCATCTGGTCCGTCGCGGCCAATGACAACGAGCAATTCGCACCCGGCAAGGCCGCGTTCATGATCAACTACCGGGTCGACGACCTCGACGCGCTGCTGCAAGCCCTGCGCGACGAGGGCTGCAACGTGCTGGAAAAGGCGCCCGACTCCGAGTATGGCCAGTTCGGCTGGGTCATCGATCCCGAGGGCAACAAGGTGGAGCTGTGGCAGCCGCCGCACGGGCAGTAG
- a CDS encoding methyltransferase domain-containing protein produces the protein MLNEREIESCYLGQFIPVHYHHNMLMDQNRMHGFKSAIDYAVKPGMKVLELGGGTGVLSWFAAARADKVWCVEFNPDMVKEARKMLALNPNGEKVEVVHADAFEYLPPEPVDVVICEMIHVGMLREKQVEVIESFKRRYLARFGGPLPIFLPEAVIMAVQPMQQEYDFEGFYAPIVQFQETTAIHPGVQELAPPSVYSIIDFSQPTDSMFGFDGKFVVERSGTLNALRFVTKNILAVVPERSTTIDWLNHYMCLPLAAPVAVKAGDVLQVSFQYRAGGSIPSLEASIRAQVIYDVNLQPVVQTAVYA, from the coding sequence ATGCTGAATGAACGAGAAATCGAGAGTTGTTACCTGGGGCAATTTATCCCCGTCCATTACCATCACAATATGCTGATGGACCAGAACCGCATGCACGGGTTCAAGTCGGCGATCGATTACGCGGTAAAACCCGGCATGAAGGTGCTGGAGCTGGGCGGCGGCACGGGCGTGCTGTCTTGGTTTGCGGCCGCGCGCGCCGACAAGGTCTGGTGCGTGGAGTTCAACCCGGACATGGTCAAGGAAGCGCGCAAGATGCTGGCGCTCAATCCCAACGGTGAAAAAGTCGAAGTCGTCCATGCGGACGCCTTTGAATACCTGCCGCCCGAGCCTGTCGATGTGGTCATCTGCGAAATGATCCATGTTGGCATGCTGCGCGAAAAGCAGGTGGAAGTGATCGAATCGTTCAAGCGCCGCTACCTGGCCCGTTTTGGCGGCCCATTGCCCATCTTCCTGCCCGAAGCGGTCATCATGGCTGTGCAGCCGATGCAGCAGGAATACGATTTCGAGGGTTTTTATGCGCCCATCGTGCAATTCCAGGAAACCACGGCCATTCATCCTGGCGTGCAGGAACTGGCGCCGCCGTCCGTGTACAGCATCATCGACTTCAGCCAGCCGACGGACAGTATGTTCGGCTTTGACGGCAAGTTTGTCGTCGAGCGCAGCGGCACCCTGAACGCCTTGCGTTTCGTCACCAAGAACATCCTGGCCGTGGTGCCCGAGCGCTCGACCACCATCGACTGGCTGAACCACTACATGTGCTTGCCGCTGGCCGCGCCGGTGGCCGTGAAGGCGGGCGATGTGCTGCAAGTGAGCTTCCAGTACCGCGCCGGCGGCTCGATCCCTTCGCTGGAAGCGTCGATCCGCGCGCAGGTGATCTATGACGTCAACCTGCAACCAGTGGTACAGACCGCCGTCTACGCATAA
- a CDS encoding DNA polymerase III subunit delta', translating to MNSPLYPWQQDAWQQLQALRPRMPHAILFHGAQGIGKADYIEHFAQALLCEDVRADGHACGACASCGWFSQGNHPDYRRVRPEALEDEVADDGEEGEGAKKSAKTKTPSKDIKIEQIRNLADFMNISTHRQGLRVVVLYPAEALNTPASNALLKTLEEPPPGTLFLLASNSLDRLLPTILSRCRKFALPMPSHEQALTWLKHQGLNDADSWLREQGGAPLAALAQAESGGREETEQLLQVLANPGVEAALKAADKLQKAPLAPLVASLQRWLYDVFSVKLSGTIRYYPRHRRELEALAGRINVSRLMAAIKAANERRAIAEHPLSPKLFLEDMLLDYASSCQ from the coding sequence ATGAACAGTCCTCTCTATCCGTGGCAACAGGACGCCTGGCAGCAGTTGCAAGCCCTGCGCCCGCGCATGCCGCACGCCATTTTGTTCCATGGCGCGCAAGGCATCGGCAAGGCCGACTACATCGAGCATTTTGCGCAGGCCTTGCTGTGCGAAGACGTGCGCGCCGACGGCCATGCCTGCGGCGCCTGCGCCTCGTGCGGCTGGTTTAGCCAGGGCAACCATCCCGATTACCGCAGGGTCCGTCCGGAAGCGCTGGAAGACGAGGTGGCCGACGACGGCGAAGAGGGCGAAGGCGCGAAGAAAAGCGCCAAGACCAAGACGCCGTCGAAAGACATCAAGATCGAGCAAATCCGCAACCTGGCCGACTTCATGAACATTTCCACGCACCGCCAAGGCTTGCGCGTGGTGGTGCTGTACCCGGCCGAGGCGCTGAACACGCCCGCGTCGAACGCCTTGCTGAAGACCCTGGAAGAGCCGCCGCCGGGCACCTTGTTCCTGCTGGCCTCGAACAGCCTGGATCGCTTGCTGCCGACGATCCTGTCGCGCTGCAGGAAGTTTGCCTTGCCGATGCCCAGCCATGAGCAGGCGTTGACCTGGCTCAAGCATCAAGGCTTGAACGATGCGGACAGCTGGCTGCGCGAGCAGGGCGGCGCGCCGCTGGCCGCGCTGGCCCAGGCCGAATCGGGCGGCCGTGAAGAAACGGAACAATTGCTGCAGGTGCTGGCCAACCCGGGCGTGGAAGCGGCCCTGAAAGCGGCAGACAAGCTGCAGAAGGCGCCGCTGGCGCCACTGGTGGCATCGCTCCAGCGCTGGCTGTATGACGTGTTTTCCGTCAAATTGTCCGGCACCATCCGCTACTACCCGCGCCATCGGCGCGAGCTGGAAGCGCTGGCCGGGCGCATCAACGTGAGCCGTTTGATGGCCGCCATCAAGGCCGCGAACGAACGCCGGGCGATTGCCGAACACCCCTTGTCGCCCAAGCTGTTCCTGGAAGACATGCTGCTCGATTACGCCTCAAGTTGCCAATAA
- a CDS encoding DUF4936 family protein: MKDLYIYYQVKEEHAQALEARVRAMQAKLAAASGVAPQLKRRPEVKDGLQTWMEIYPVVGEGFAELLATAADEAGLLALTAGARHTEVFMDLPPCA, encoded by the coding sequence ATGAAAGATTTGTACATTTACTATCAAGTGAAGGAAGAGCACGCCCAAGCGCTGGAAGCGCGCGTGCGTGCCATGCAAGCGAAACTGGCGGCCGCCTCGGGCGTGGCGCCGCAACTCAAGCGCCGCCCGGAAGTGAAGGATGGCTTGCAGACGTGGATGGAAATCTATCCCGTCGTCGGCGAAGGTTTTGCCGAACTATTGGCCACGGCCGCCGACGAGGCGGGCTTGCTGGCCCTGACGGCAGGCGCGCGCCATACGGAAGTGTTCATGGATTTGCCTCCATGTGCCTGA
- a CDS encoding LacI family DNA-binding transcriptional regulator codes for MATMEDVARAADVSLSTVSHVLNGTRKVSPKTIAAVNAAMQQIGYVPNMLARALAGSSSGTIGVAISAFTNHYFSETVRAVEAACTRHGLMMLFSDTHDDPEQELKVVQNLHQRRVDGIVLAPSGDPHNRALDYLSSNKIASVLVDRMSPQPFDQVGVENIEATAQLVSHLIAAHGHRRIGFIAGAPGLSTTDERIAGYRLALQRANIAFDADLLRSGDSNLERSGAATRELLALPAAQRPTAIVAGNNLMTIGTMHALRDAHIAVPQGVALAGFDDFDWADYFSPRLTVMAQPLEELGAMAVDLLIDRIANPGRAQHVQRLSPTLRVRNSCGCP; via the coding sequence ATGGCCACCATGGAAGATGTAGCGCGGGCGGCGGACGTATCGCTGTCGACCGTTTCCCACGTACTCAACGGCACCCGCAAGGTCAGCCCGAAAACCATCGCCGCAGTCAACGCGGCCATGCAGCAGATCGGCTATGTGCCGAACATGCTGGCCCGCGCCCTGGCCGGGTCCTCGTCGGGCACCATCGGCGTGGCCATTTCCGCTTTCACCAATCATTACTTCAGCGAAACCGTACGCGCCGTCGAGGCGGCCTGCACGCGCCATGGCTTAATGATGCTGTTTTCCGATACGCATGATGATCCCGAGCAGGAATTGAAAGTGGTGCAGAACTTGCACCAGCGGCGGGTCGACGGCATCGTGCTGGCGCCGTCCGGCGATCCCCACAACCGCGCCCTCGACTATTTGAGCAGCAACAAGATCGCGTCCGTGCTGGTCGACCGCATGTCGCCACAACCGTTCGATCAGGTGGGCGTGGAAAACATCGAAGCGACGGCCCAGCTGGTCAGCCATCTGATCGCGGCCCACGGCCACCGCCGCATCGGTTTCATCGCGGGCGCGCCCGGCCTGTCCACGACGGACGAGCGTATCGCAGGCTACCGCCTGGCCTTACAGCGCGCCAATATCGCCTTCGATGCGGACCTGCTGCGTTCGGGCGACTCCAACCTGGAACGCAGCGGCGCGGCCACGCGCGAATTGCTGGCCCTGCCCGCCGCACAGCGTCCCACGGCCATCGTTGCCGGCAATAACCTGATGACCATCGGCACCATGCATGCCTTGCGTGACGCCCACATTGCGGTACCGCAAGGCGTAGCCCTGGCCGGCTTCGATGATTTCGACTGGGCCGATTACTTCAGCCCGCGCCTGACCGTGATGGCGCAGCCGCTCGAAGAGCTGGGCGCCATGGCTGTCGACCTCCTGATCGACCGCATCGCCAATCCGGGCCGCGCCCAGCATGTGCAGCGCTTGTCGCCGACCCTGCGCGTACGCAACTCCTGCGGCTGTCCCTGA
- the mltG gene encoding endolytic transglycosylase MltG: MAFFKKLVVSSVIAAIGVGGTFVYWAQQPITTEGEAIPFTIAPGSGAHAAGQQIADAGVPIVPILFNMLARIEGKTSKIKAGSYELKPGTTPQRLITQLARGEFAQESLTIIEGWTFKQMRAAMANHPGLKHDTAGLSDKELMAKISPEYMLPEGLFFPDTYLFAKGASEMQIFKQAHTAMIGRLSEAWFKRDPALPYKNPYEALIMASIVEKETGQKSERAMIAGVFVNRLKTGMLLQTDPTVIYGMGDNYQGKIRKRDLEADTPYNTYTRGGLPPTPIALAGAQSLTAALAPARTQALYFVARGDGTSQFSANLPDHNRAVNQYQR, translated from the coding sequence ATGGCTTTCTTTAAAAAACTTGTAGTCAGTTCAGTCATCGCCGCCATCGGCGTCGGCGGTACCTTTGTGTACTGGGCGCAGCAGCCCATCACCACGGAAGGCGAAGCGATTCCGTTTACGATCGCGCCGGGCAGCGGCGCGCATGCGGCCGGCCAGCAGATCGCGGACGCGGGCGTGCCCATCGTGCCCATCCTGTTCAACATGCTGGCGCGCATCGAAGGCAAGACCTCGAAGATCAAGGCCGGTTCCTACGAGTTGAAACCGGGCACCACGCCGCAGCGCCTGATCACGCAGCTGGCGCGCGGTGAATTCGCGCAAGAGTCGCTGACCATCATCGAAGGCTGGACTTTCAAGCAGATGCGCGCCGCGATGGCCAACCACCCGGGCCTCAAGCACGATACGGCGGGCCTGTCCGACAAGGAGCTGATGGCGAAGATCAGCCCGGAATACATGTTGCCGGAAGGCTTGTTCTTCCCGGATACGTATCTGTTCGCCAAGGGCGCCAGCGAAATGCAGATCTTCAAGCAGGCGCACACGGCCATGATAGGCCGCCTGTCGGAGGCGTGGTTCAAGCGCGATCCGGCCTTGCCGTATAAAAATCCGTACGAGGCGCTGATCATGGCTTCCATCGTGGAAAAGGAAACGGGGCAAAAGTCCGAGCGCGCCATGATCGCCGGCGTGTTCGTCAACCGCTTGAAAACAGGCATGCTGCTGCAGACGGACCCGACCGTGATCTATGGCATGGGCGACAACTACCAGGGCAAGATCCGCAAACGCGACCTGGAAGCGGACACCCCGTACAATACCTACACGCGCGGCGGCTTGCCGCCCACACCGATCGCCCTGGCTGGCGCGCAATCGCTGACGGCGGCGCTGGCGCCAGCCCGCACGCAGGCGCTGTATTTCGTCGCACGTGGCGACGGCACCAGCCAGTTCTCGGCCAACTTGCCCGACCATAACCGCGCCGTGAATCAGTATCAGCGTTAA
- a CDS encoding folate-binding protein encodes MEIMNNWNQFLTAQGARPAAIDGAPDSTAPIAAAPIHDFGQSLTVSQLQEGFVAAITDQGLIGLNGDEAASFLHGQLTNDVEHLSQEQVRLAGYCTPKGRLLASFLMWRNATTIYLQLPRAIQPAIQKRLQMFVLRAKAKLHDASFDEANQVILGLGGQRASAALSGLFSTLPATPFSKIEHALGTLLRVADAFGSARYEWLTSAATARDVWPQLAGTLAKGGMDAWRLSEIHAGIPQITAATQEQFVPQMVNFELLGGVNFKKGCYPGQEIVARSQYLGKLKRRTTLVSIDDASAVAGGELFAVSDPEQPCGMVVNAAPNGSGGIDALVEMKLGAITEGSSAAGAVRYGSAQGAHVQFLPMPYVLDALDL; translated from the coding sequence ATGGAAATTATGAATAACTGGAATCAATTTTTAACTGCACAAGGCGCCCGTCCTGCTGCCATCGATGGCGCGCCTGACAGCACCGCCCCCATCGCCGCCGCCCCTATTCACGATTTCGGCCAGTCCTTGACAGTGTCCCAGCTGCAAGAAGGTTTTGTCGCGGCCATCACAGACCAGGGCTTGATCGGCTTGAACGGCGACGAGGCAGCCAGTTTCCTGCATGGCCAGCTGACCAACGATGTGGAACACCTGAGCCAGGAGCAAGTGCGCCTGGCCGGTTACTGCACGCCGAAGGGCCGGCTGCTGGCCAGTTTTCTGATGTGGCGCAACGCCACCACCATTTATCTGCAATTGCCGCGCGCCATACAGCCGGCCATCCAGAAGCGCTTGCAGATGTTCGTGCTGCGCGCCAAGGCCAAGCTGCACGACGCGTCTTTTGATGAAGCCAACCAGGTCATCCTGGGCCTCGGCGGCCAAAGGGCCAGCGCGGCCCTGTCCGGACTGTTTTCCACTCTGCCCGCCACGCCGTTCAGCAAAATTGAGCATGCGCTGGGCACCCTGCTGCGCGTGGCCGATGCGTTTGGCAGCGCCCGCTATGAATGGCTGACCTCCGCCGCCACGGCGCGCGACGTGTGGCCGCAGCTGGCCGGCACTCTCGCCAAGGGCGGGATGGATGCCTGGCGCCTGTCGGAAATCCATGCGGGCATCCCGCAGATCACGGCCGCCACGCAAGAGCAATTCGTGCCGCAAATGGTCAATTTTGAATTGCTGGGCGGCGTCAATTTCAAGAAAGGCTGCTACCCGGGCCAGGAAATCGTCGCGCGCAGCCAGTACCTGGGCAAGCTCAAGCGCCGCACCACCCTCGTCAGCATCGATGACGCGTCGGCAGTGGCCGGTGGCGAACTGTTCGCCGTCAGCGACCCGGAGCAGCCTTGCGGCATGGTCGTCAACGCGGCGCCCAACGGCAGCGGCGGTATCGACGCCCTCGTTGAAATGAAGTTGGGGGCGATAACAGAAGGTTCAAGCGCAGCCGGCGCCGTGCGCTACGGTTCGGCCCAGGGCGCTCACGTGCAGTTCCTGCCCATGCCTTACGTGCTCGACGCACTCGACTTGTGA
- the tmk gene encoding dTMP kinase yields the protein MTQHYQPRFITFEGIDGAGKSTHIGFVTDYLQQRGVSLVSSREPGGTSLGEKLRELLLHEKMHLETEALLMFASRREHIAQVIAPSLERGEWVISDRFSDASFAYQGGGRGMDLGKMEALEAWVHPHLQPDLTFLFDVPLAVARARLDATRALDKFEQERSDFFAATRNEYLRRAAQFPGRFRIIDSTQSIADIQVQLAKLLDVLLEKSIASH from the coding sequence ATGACACAACACTATCAACCCCGCTTCATCACCTTCGAAGGCATCGATGGCGCGGGCAAGTCGACGCATATCGGCTTTGTCACCGACTACCTGCAGCAGCGGGGCGTAAGCCTCGTGTCGTCGCGCGAACCGGGCGGCACCAGCCTGGGCGAAAAGCTGCGCGAACTGCTGCTGCATGAAAAAATGCACCTGGAAACGGAAGCCTTATTGATGTTCGCCAGCCGCCGCGAACACATCGCACAAGTCATCGCGCCCTCGCTCGAACGTGGCGAATGGGTCATTTCCGACCGCTTCAGCGATGCCAGCTTCGCCTATCAGGGCGGCGGGCGTGGCATGGACTTGGGCAAGATGGAAGCGCTGGAAGCGTGGGTGCACCCGCACTTGCAGCCGGACTTGACATTCCTGTTCGACGTGCCGCTGGCCGTGGCCCGTGCCCGCCTGGACGCCACGCGTGCGCTCGACAAGTTCGAGCAGGAGCGATCGGACTTCTTTGCCGCCACGCGCAACGAGTACCTGCGCCGCGCGGCGCAGTTCCCCGGACGTTTCCGCATCATCGATTCCACGCAAAGCATCGCTGATATCCAGGTACAGCTGGCAAAACTGCTTGATGTATTGCTTGAGAAAAGTATTGCAAGCCACTGA
- a CDS encoding NRDE family protein, which translates to MCLIVFAWKVNPHIPLIAAANRDEFYERASAPAGAWPEHPQVYAGRDLQAGGSWMGITQAGSGSSRFAAITNIRSPQDRNPDAPSRGALVADYLAGNMSAQDYIAQIRPGCKAYNGFNLVLGDAQTLIWFSNRGDGDARNGQPLEPGIYGLSNALLDAPWPKVLKTKAQFASLLCQGAPDEAYFDMLADTTRAPDFRLPDTGVPLDLERVLSAVCIETPGYGTRTSTVVKLFPDSPGELHELVIQ; encoded by the coding sequence ATGTGCCTGATCGTTTTTGCCTGGAAAGTCAATCCGCACATCCCGCTGATTGCCGCCGCCAACCGCGACGAATTCTATGAACGCGCCAGCGCCCCTGCCGGCGCCTGGCCCGAGCATCCGCAAGTGTATGCGGGCCGCGACCTGCAGGCAGGCGGCAGCTGGATGGGCATCACCCAGGCCGGCAGCGGCAGCTCGCGCTTTGCCGCCATCACGAATATCCGCAGCCCGCAAGACCGCAACCCGGACGCCCCCTCGCGCGGCGCCCTGGTGGCGGACTACCTGGCCGGCAATATGTCGGCACAAGACTATATCGCGCAAATCCGCCCCGGATGCAAAGCCTACAACGGTTTTAATCTGGTGCTGGGCGATGCGCAAACGCTGATCTGGTTTTCCAACCGGGGCGATGGCGATGCGCGCAATGGCCAGCCCCTGGAACCGGGCATCTACGGCTTGTCGAACGCCCTGCTGGATGCGCCGTGGCCAAAGGTCTTGAAGACCAAGGCGCAGTTCGCCAGCCTGCTGTGCCAGGGCGCGCCCGATGAAGCGTATTTCGACATGCTGGCCGACACCACGCGCGCGCCCGACTTCCGCTTGCCGGACACGGGCGTACCGCTCGACCTCGAACGTGTGCTCTCCGCCGTCTGCATCGAAACCCCGGGCTACGGCACGCGCACTTCCACCGTCGTGAAACTGTTCCCGGACTCCCCCGGCGAATTGCATGAGCTGGTAATTCAGTAA
- a CDS encoding ankyrin repeat domain-containing protein, which yields MMKKLAAAMLLCCATASQAAPEPDAFFRAVSVNNVSGVRSMLAEGMNPNQPDAQRGDIPLVLALRDDADKVFKLLLDSPGIDLEARSANGNTALMMAAYKHKQDAVQALLAKGAKVNQSGWTALHYAASAGDLPIMKVLLDLDAVVDARAPANITPLMFAAREGQEGAVKLLLSWGADASLKSDHGWTAVQFAQAGDKPGVVAIIEAAQKARAARK from the coding sequence ATGATGAAAAAACTCGCTGCTGCGATGCTGCTGTGCTGCGCGACGGCCAGCCAGGCGGCGCCGGAACCGGACGCCTTCTTCCGCGCCGTGTCCGTCAATAATGTCAGCGGCGTGCGCAGCATGCTGGCGGAGGGCATGAATCCGAACCAGCCTGACGCGCAGCGGGGCGACATTCCCCTCGTGCTGGCCTTGCGCGACGATGCTGACAAGGTATTCAAGCTGCTGCTCGACTCTCCCGGCATCGACCTGGAAGCCCGTTCGGCCAATGGCAATACGGCGCTGATGATGGCGGCCTACAAGCACAAGCAGGACGCCGTGCAAGCCTTGCTGGCCAAGGGCGCCAAGGTCAACCAGAGCGGCTGGACGGCGTTGCACTATGCGGCCTCGGCGGGCGACTTGCCCATCATGAAGGTTTTACTGGACCTGGACGCTGTGGTCGATGCGCGCGCGCCTGCCAACATCACGCCGCTGATGTTTGCCGCCCGTGAAGGGCAGGAAGGCGCCGTCAAGCTGCTGCTATCCTGGGGCGCTGACGCGAGCCTGAAAAGCGACCATGGCTGGACGGCCGTGCAGTTCGCCCAGGCGGGCGACAAGCCCGGCGTGGTCGCCATCATCGAAGCGGCACAGAAGGCGCGCGCCGCACGTAAATAA
- a CDS encoding TatD family hydrolase translates to MYIDSHCHINFPELAARMPEILAKMAENKVTHALCVSVDLPDFPQVLALAEQYPHIFASVGVHPDYEDTPEPSVEDLVRLADHPKIIAIGETGLDYFRLTGDLEWQRERFRTHIKASRITRKPLIIHTRAASEDTIRIMREEGAGVSDGGVAGVMHCFTESLEVARAAIDMGFYISFSGIVTFKSAKDLQAVALEVPLERILIETDSPYLAPVPFRGRMNEPGYVAHVAEYLSTLKGIPLEQVARQTTDNFFKLFNQLP, encoded by the coding sequence ATGTATATCGATTCCCATTGCCATATCAATTTCCCCGAGCTGGCTGCTCGCATGCCCGAGATCCTCGCCAAGATGGCCGAGAACAAGGTGACCCACGCCTTGTGCGTGTCCGTCGACTTGCCGGACTTTCCACAGGTGCTGGCCCTGGCCGAGCAGTATCCGCACATCTTCGCCTCCGTCGGCGTGCATCCCGATTACGAGGATACGCCTGAGCCGTCAGTGGAAGACCTGGTGCGCCTGGCCGATCACCCGAAGATCATCGCCATCGGCGAGACGGGCCTCGACTATTTCCGCCTGACGGGCGACCTTGAGTGGCAGCGCGAGCGTTTCCGAACACACATCAAAGCTTCAAGAATCACCCGTAAGCCCTTGATTATTCACACAAGAGCGGCCAGCGAAGACACCATACGCATCATGCGCGAAGAGGGCGCCGGCGTGTCGGACGGCGGCGTGGCCGGCGTCATGCATTGTTTTACCGAATCGCTGGAAGTGGCGCGCGCCGCCATCGACATGGGTTTCTATATTTCCTTTTCCGGCATCGTCACGTTCAAGAGCGCGAAAGACTTGCAGGCCGTAGCCTTGGAAGTGCCGCTCGAGCGCATCCTCATCGAGACGGATTCGCCGTACCTGGCGCCCGTGCCCTTCCGCGGCCGCATGAACGAGCCCGGCTATGTGGCCCACGTGGCGGAATACCTGTCGACCCTGAAAGGCATCCCCCTGGAGCAGGTGGCGCGCCAGACGACGGACAATTTCTTCAAGTTATTCAATCAGTTGCCATAA
- a CDS encoding phospholipase A, whose amino-acid sequence MTIQLRKIILSSLLASPALAMAGELEQQMQRCAVLGDASARLGCFDTLAKAAEKATIAAGGDPATAAVTLAAAAEAAPLTPVSPPGVATPDAVNAAIPAIAQAGAAPPEAPISRTQQSWELNNASKRGLFNFRPHRDTYLLLANYSDASNDEPFQDFTPGGIKSQHVELTFQLSFKMKLLEDIAGTPIDMWFGYTQQSFWQAYNRKASSPFRETNYQPELMLILPINKNFAGVEVNYLNLGLVHQSNGQTSTLSRSWNRVYAELGMEKDNLAVTTRVWHRLDNSKTDNDNIDITDYMGHGDLRVSYRNKGHEYAVTARRNFSKKHGSMQASWAFPLKANLKGYLQLFSGYGQSLIDYNYSQKSIGAGFMVDL is encoded by the coding sequence ATGACTATACAACTAAGAAAAATAATCCTTTCCTCCCTGCTGGCGTCGCCAGCGCTGGCCATGGCCGGTGAACTGGAACAGCAAATGCAGCGTTGCGCCGTGCTTGGTGACGCCAGCGCCCGACTGGGCTGCTTCGACACCCTGGCCAAGGCGGCGGAAAAGGCCACCATCGCGGCCGGCGGCGACCCCGCCACTGCAGCCGTCACACTGGCTGCAGCCGCCGAAGCCGCTCCCCTCACCCCAGTCAGTCCGCCAGGCGTGGCCACGCCGGACGCAGTCAATGCCGCCATTCCCGCCATCGCGCAGGCTGGCGCGGCGCCACCGGAAGCGCCAATTTCGCGCACGCAGCAATCCTGGGAGCTCAACAACGCTTCGAAGCGTGGCCTGTTCAACTTCCGCCCGCACCGCGACACCTATCTGTTGCTGGCGAATTACAGCGATGCGTCCAACGACGAACCGTTCCAGGATTTCACGCCCGGCGGCATCAAGAGCCAGCATGTGGAGTTGACCTTCCAGCTGAGCTTCAAGATGAAGCTGCTGGAAGACATCGCCGGCACGCCCATCGATATGTGGTTCGGCTACACGCAGCAAAGTTTCTGGCAGGCGTATAACCGCAAGGCATCGAGCCCGTTCCGCGAAACGAACTACCAGCCGGAGCTGATGCTGATCTTGCCGATCAACAAAAATTTCGCGGGCGTGGAAGTCAATTACCTGAACTTGGGCCTGGTGCACCAGTCGAATGGGCAGACGTCGACCCTGTCGCGCAGCTGGAACCGCGTGTATGCCGAGTTGGGCATGGAAAAAGACAACTTGGCCGTCACGACGCGCGTCTGGCACCGCCTCGACAATAGCAAGACCGACAATGACAATATCGACATCACCGATTACATGGGACATGGCGACTTGCGCGTGAGCTACCGCAACAAGGGGCATGAATACGCGGTGACCGCCCGCCGCAATTTCAGCAAGAAGCATGGCTCCATGCAGGCAAGCTGGGCTTTCCCATTGAAGGCCAACCTGAAAGGCTATCTGCAACTGTTCTCCGGCTATGGCCAGAGCTTGATCGACTACAACTATTCGCAGAAATCGATCGGCGCCGGTTTCATGGTCGACCTGTAA